ACCCGGTCATGATGACGATCGGCAGGTCGGGCTCGATCTCCCGGAGCCGCCGCTGCAGCTCGATGCCGTCGATTCCCGGCATCTTGATGTCGAGGAGGGCGACGTCCCATGCCGCCTCCGCGACCCTCTTCAATGCGCCCGACGCGCTCTCCGCCGTCCCGACCTCGTATCCTTCGTCGGCGAACCACCTCGCCAGCGAATCCCGGACCGACACCTCGTCGTCGACGATTAGAAGCCTTCCCCTGTCGCTCACGTCCTCACCTCCGCGCGGTCCCGTTCCGTCACATAGGTTGTCGACATCGCGTCCGGCGCGGGGGCCTCGCGGGCGAAGGCGCCCCCGATCGGCAGGGTCACCGTGAACACCGTTCCCGCTGCGGGATCCGAGACGATGGCGATCCGGCCCCCGTGCCGCTGCACGATCCCGTGGCTCACGGCGAGCCCGAGCCCGGATCCGTGCCCCCTCTCCTTGGTGGTGAAGAAGGGCTCGAAGACGTGCGGGAGGATCTCCCCGGGGATCCCCGGGCCATCGTCGCGCACCTCGAGATCGATCTCCCCCGCCGCCGCCCGGGCCCGGGTCGTGATCTCGAGAGCTCCGCCCGCCGGCATCGCCTCGATCGCGTTGACCACCAGAGCGATCACCACCTGCTCGATCTGCGACGGGTCGCAGAACGCCTTCGGGAGGTCCGGATCGAGCTCGAGCCTCCCCTGGATCCCCTTCATCTCCATGGATTGCTCCACGAGCCTCAAACATCGCTCGACGACCGGGTTGAGGTCCGACCAGGCCGTGTAAAGCGGCGCCTGCCTCGCGAAGACGAGGAGGTTCTTCACGATCTCCCCGCACCTCTGGCTCTCCTGCTCGATGAGCCGCAGGCTGTCGCGCGCCTCCAGACGGCGTCCCTCCCCCCAGTCGCCGCGATCCATCCGGCGCCCCAGCAGCTTGGCGTACGTGAGGATTCCCGCGAGGGGGTTGTTGATCTCGTGGGCCACGACGGCCGAGAGCTTGCCGATCGAGGCCATCTTCTCGATCTGGACGAGGTGCGCGTGCGCGCCCTGGAGCTCCGCGGTCTTCGTCCGGACTTTCGACTCGAGGGTGCGCGCCCAGGCGGCCGATTCCTCACGCGCGCCCCTCAAGTCCCGGGTCATCGCGTTGAACGAGGCCGCCAGATCGCTCAGC
This sequence is a window from Acidobacteriota bacterium. Protein-coding genes within it:
- a CDS encoding HAMP domain-containing protein, with amino-acid sequence MSGTERIPFARSLGFRLTSLLVAGIVSVLLLLGWSVVGVHRGNLERASLGSAERISDVIKRSTSYDMLRNDREGLYHMIGTIADEPGIVRIRIFNQEGRISFSTDGPEVGSLVDKSGEACYGCHARSSPLAKLDRPDRFRIYTLASGERALGVISPIENSPSCSEAACHAHPADQRILGVLDTDLSLAPADAALRAGTRRIVLSTFVAVTIVCLVSGFFVFKLINRPVRDLKRATERVASGDLAHEIEVRSVDELSDLAASFNAMTRDLRGAREESAAWARTLESKVRTKTAELQGAHAHLVQIEKMASIGKLSAVVAHEINNPLAGILTYAKLLGRRMDRGDWGEGRRLEARDSLRLIEQESQRCGEIVKNLLVFARQAPLYTAWSDLNPVVERCLRLVEQSMEMKGIQGRLELDPDLPKAFCDPSQIEQVVIALVVNAIEAMPAGGALEITTRARAAAGEIDLEVRDDGPGIPGEILPHVFEPFFTTKERGHGSGLGLAVSHGIVQRHGGRIAIVSDPAAGTVFTVTLPIGGAFAREAPAPDAMSTTYVTERDRAEVRT